A section of the Alkalihalobacillus sp. LMS39 genome encodes:
- a CDS encoding M24 family metallopeptidase: MVTFSSEEFKQRVENTKKRMDTAGIDVLLITDPANMNYLSGYDGWSFYVHQMLVVISDEDQPIWIGREMDANVAKMTSWLFHDNIIPYPDDFVHSSMKHPMDFVANILKEIGQSNRTIGVEMDQYYFTAKCYERLLHGLPNATFKDATNLVNWVRIIKSDTEIEYMKRASIIVQKAMEAGIDEIAAGVRECDVAAKIYEAQISGTKEYGGDYPAIVPLMPSGDKTGAPHMTWSECPYKDGTTVTLELAGCYQRYHSPMARTISIGKPDEKVSDLAKVVIEGMNATLDVIKPGMTCEEVESVWRKTIEKRGYKKDSRIGYSVGLNYPPDWGEHTASLRQGDKTVLQPNMTFHLIPGIWFEDFGVELSESFRVTEKGCEVFGQFPRQLFIKDGRLTSWKDDKGA, encoded by the coding sequence ATGGTCACTTTTTCTTCAGAAGAATTTAAGCAAAGGGTAGAAAATACGAAAAAGCGGATGGACACGGCAGGAATCGACGTACTTCTTATTACAGACCCGGCAAATATGAATTATTTATCTGGATATGATGGATGGTCATTTTACGTCCATCAGATGTTAGTAGTCATTAGTGATGAAGACCAGCCAATTTGGATTGGTAGAGAAATGGATGCAAATGTAGCAAAAATGACGAGTTGGCTATTCCACGACAATATTATTCCGTATCCAGATGATTTTGTTCATTCTTCAATGAAGCACCCGATGGATTTTGTCGCAAATATTTTAAAAGAAATCGGTCAAAGTAATCGAACCATTGGAGTCGAGATGGACCAATATTATTTTACAGCTAAATGCTATGAGCGGCTTTTACATGGACTACCGAATGCGACATTTAAAGATGCCACAAATCTTGTGAACTGGGTTCGGATTATAAAGTCTGATACTGAAATTGAATATATGAAGCGAGCTTCTATCATTGTACAAAAAGCAATGGAAGCGGGTATTGATGAAATTGCAGCGGGTGTACGTGAATGTGATGTAGCTGCAAAAATATATGAAGCACAAATAAGTGGAACAAAAGAATATGGAGGAGATTACCCAGCGATCGTCCCCCTAATGCCATCTGGAGATAAAACAGGTGCGCCTCATATGACATGGAGTGAGTGTCCGTATAAAGATGGGACGACAGTAACTCTTGAGTTAGCAGGCTGTTATCAGCGGTATCATTCCCCAATGGCGAGAACGATCAGTATTGGAAAGCCAGATGAAAAGGTGAGTGATTTAGCGAAAGTCGTCATCGAAGGAATGAATGCCACACTCGATGTCATAAAGCCTGGTATGACTTGTGAAGAAGTTGAATCAGTGTGGCGGAAAACAATTGAAAAAAGAGGGTACAAAAAAGATTCACGCATTGGATATTCTGTCGGTTTAAATTACCCGCCTGATTGGGGAGAGCATACGGCAAGCTTGCGGCAAGGAGATAAAACCGTCTTACAGCCAAATATGACGTTTCATTTAATTCCAGGAATATGGTTTGAAGACTTTGGTGTGGAGCTTAGTGAATCCTTTCGTGTGACAGAAAAAGGCTGTGAAGTGTTTGGACAGTTTCCTCGCCAGCTTTTTATTAAAGATGGGCGACTTACAAGCTGGAAAGATGATAAAGGCGCGTAA
- a CDS encoding amidohydrolase: MNEIENLIFDEAKKIGSLLIKWRRHFHEYPELSFKEWKTALFVEEQLKSIPGMTVSRPNAIIPNVVGKLANGTGPTIAIRADMDALPIQEENDVVYASKHRGIMHACGHDAHTAIVLGVAKVIAQLQDHFQGTIVFLFQSAEETTDEQNKSGACYLLEDGVLDDVDAAIALHMCPWLPVGHMQVHDGSSMANVDVFEGTIRGSGGHGAYPHEGSDPIWMLQYVLSYLYSIPSRKISPLEKAVVSVGEIQAGTSDNIIPTKVKLRGTIRSYEHDIRKCLTEEVTKAFALVAALGGEYDVHITRNEPALQNDTRVNQLIVSSIHDLFPQAHIHHKPFGLGGEDFGYISGRIPSSMFFLGCQRENEKKRELHTPQFDIDEQCLVQGTSILAATAFRYLNEEGEK, encoded by the coding sequence ATGAACGAAATAGAGAATCTCATTTTCGATGAAGCAAAAAAAATAGGATCACTTCTTATCAAATGGCGCAGACATTTTCATGAATACCCGGAACTTAGTTTCAAAGAGTGGAAGACAGCTTTATTTGTTGAAGAACAGTTGAAGAGCATTCCGGGTATGACTGTTTCTCGACCGAATGCTATCATTCCAAATGTCGTTGGGAAATTAGCAAATGGAACAGGTCCGACGATCGCTATTCGTGCTGATATGGACGCTTTACCAATTCAAGAAGAAAACGACGTCGTGTACGCTTCTAAACATCGGGGCATCATGCATGCATGTGGCCATGATGCCCACACCGCGATTGTATTAGGGGTTGCGAAAGTCATAGCTCAATTACAGGACCATTTTCAAGGAACGATCGTGTTTCTTTTTCAAAGTGCGGAAGAAACGACAGATGAACAAAATAAATCAGGCGCATGTTATTTACTAGAAGATGGTGTTCTCGACGATGTCGACGCGGCGATAGCTCTTCATATGTGCCCATGGCTTCCTGTTGGACACATGCAAGTTCATGATGGCAGTAGTATGGCAAATGTCGATGTGTTTGAAGGAACGATAAGGGGAAGCGGAGGGCACGGCGCCTACCCTCATGAAGGGTCAGACCCGATTTGGATGCTCCAATATGTTTTATCGTATCTTTATAGTATTCCATCTAGAAAAATATCACCGTTAGAAAAAGCCGTCGTTAGTGTTGGAGAAATTCAAGCTGGCACAAGTGATAATATCATCCCTACAAAAGTCAAGCTTCGTGGAACGATTCGAAGTTATGAACATGACATTCGCAAATGTTTAACAGAAGAAGTCACAAAGGCGTTTGCACTCGTGGCGGCGTTAGGGGGAGAGTATGATGTGCATATCACTCGAAATGAACCGGCCTTACAAAATGACACACGAGTAAATCAACTCATTGTTTCCTCCATTCATGACCTCTTCCCACAAGCTCATATTCATCATAAGCCATTTGGTCTTGGCGGCGAAGACTTTGGCTATATAAGTGGACGAATTCCGAGCTCCATGTTTTTTCTAGGCTGTCAGCGTGAAAATGAAAAAAAACGAGAGTTACACACACCACAATTTGATATCGATGAACAATGTTTAGTTCAAGGAACTTCCATATTAGCGGCAACGGCATTCCGCTATTTAAACGAGGAAGGAGAGAAGTAA
- a CDS encoding DMT family transporter — protein sequence METKSSNVSTYLLVMVVMIAWGLNVVFLKILVEAFPPVTMTAFRILTAGVVVGLVVLCFSKFKKVTKSEWKNIGLGALFGVVGHHAFLSQGLSLTTASNAVLILALLPLTTSLLAAMMLKDKLSPLRIIGIIFALIGVSLIILMGSSQFGKIEIGDLFILMAMFVQALSFIYIKRGTNTLDSKQMTAMMLLIGSVGLFLVSFFFEPQSMSVMYESITWFLLAVFLCSAIGATAIGHILYNEAIHKLGAGETAIFNNFVPFFGLVFSALFLGEEIRFIQLFGFVFIIIGVLFGTGYVDEKRRKRLAKKQQVFEKTG from the coding sequence ATGGAGACAAAAAGTTCAAATGTTAGTACATATTTGTTAGTGATGGTCGTCATGATTGCGTGGGGATTAAATGTAGTGTTTTTGAAAATATTAGTCGAGGCCTTTCCGCCCGTGACAATGACAGCTTTTCGTATTTTGACGGCGGGCGTTGTTGTAGGCTTAGTTGTGCTATGTTTTAGTAAATTTAAGAAAGTTACAAAGTCGGAATGGAAAAATATCGGGTTAGGGGCTCTTTTTGGTGTTGTCGGACATCATGCTTTTTTATCCCAAGGGTTATCATTAACAACCGCTTCCAATGCGGTGTTGATTTTGGCACTACTCCCGTTAACAACATCATTATTAGCTGCTATGATGTTAAAAGATAAGCTTAGTCCATTACGGATCATTGGCATTATTTTTGCATTAATAGGTGTATCACTCATCATTCTGATGGGATCATCTCAATTCGGGAAAATTGAGATAGGTGATCTTTTCATCTTGATGGCAATGTTTGTGCAAGCGTTAAGTTTTATTTATATAAAAAGAGGTACAAATACATTAGATTCTAAACAAATGACTGCGATGATGCTTCTTATAGGTTCAGTTGGATTGTTTCTCGTTAGCTTTTTCTTTGAACCTCAAAGCATGTCTGTCATGTATGAATCAATAACATGGTTCTTACTCGCAGTTTTTCTTTGTTCTGCCATCGGTGCTACAGCAATTGGTCATATTTTATATAATGAAGCGATTCATAAATTAGGAGCAGGGGAGACGGCGATTTTTAATAATTTTGTTCCGTTTTTTGGGTTAGTATTCTCAGCTTTATTTTTAGGAGAAGAAATTCGTTTTATTCAGTTATTTGGATTTGTTTTTATTATAATCGGTGTCCTTTTTGGAACAGGGTATGTTGATGAAAAGCGGCGAAAACGACTTGCGAAAAAACAACAAGTATTCGAGAAAACAGGGTAA
- a CDS encoding aldehyde dehydrogenase family protein translates to MYTKLSGRKMLLGGKWVDRERTIEVRNPEDNQLITTVPQASSFDMEKAVEIAKEGAKIAADLPVHERMDILRKTAHLIEQEKEDFAQTIATEGSKTIKEARKEVERCIETIRLSAEEARQIGGETIAFDQAKGSENRVGYFYRFPIGIIGAITPFNDPLNLVAHKIGPAIASGNAIIVKPASVTPLSALKLAEAFCKAGLPQKILSVITGYGHEIGDVLVCHPDVQMISFTGGVDAGLAISKQAGLKKISMELGSNSPVIVLEDANLDEAVKACVSGAFWAAGQNCLGVQRIFIEESRFKAFTSQFVEQTKQYHTGLKLNETTDMGPLITEKEAIRVKALVDKGIEEGATLLCGGERNGAFLQPTVLTDVHEKSELATEEIFGPVVLLFSIKTLDEAIEKANAVKYGLQAGIFTENIKAAFKAVAKLHVGGILINDSSDYRIDAMPFGGVKQSGIGREGVKYSIQEMTEPKVVCFQL, encoded by the coding sequence ATGTATACGAAATTGTCAGGAAGAAAAATGTTACTTGGTGGAAAATGGGTTGATCGTGAAAGAACAATTGAAGTAAGAAATCCTGAGGACAATCAATTAATCACAACTGTGCCACAAGCCTCCTCGTTCGACATGGAAAAAGCAGTCGAAATCGCAAAAGAAGGGGCAAAGATCGCAGCAGATTTACCGGTTCATGAGCGTATGGACATTTTACGTAAAACCGCTCATCTTATTGAACAAGAAAAAGAAGATTTTGCGCAAACGATAGCTACAGAAGGTAGTAAAACGATAAAAGAAGCCAGAAAAGAAGTAGAACGTTGTATCGAAACAATTCGGCTTAGTGCTGAAGAAGCACGACAAATCGGGGGCGAAACGATTGCGTTTGACCAAGCAAAAGGCAGTGAAAATCGAGTTGGTTATTTTTATCGTTTCCCGATCGGAATCATCGGAGCGATTACTCCATTTAATGACCCGTTGAACTTAGTGGCTCATAAAATTGGGCCAGCGATAGCGAGTGGAAACGCGATTATCGTAAAACCAGCAAGTGTCACGCCATTAAGTGCATTGAAGCTAGCCGAAGCGTTTTGCAAAGCGGGTCTTCCGCAAAAAATCTTGTCTGTCATTACTGGCTATGGACATGAAATAGGAGATGTATTAGTTTGTCATCCGGATGTACAAATGATTTCTTTTACTGGTGGGGTAGACGCCGGGTTAGCCATTTCAAAACAAGCTGGATTAAAAAAAATAAGTATGGAACTCGGTTCGAACTCACCAGTGATTGTTTTAGAAGATGCAAATCTTGATGAAGCGGTGAAAGCTTGTGTTTCAGGTGCCTTTTGGGCTGCTGGGCAAAACTGCTTAGGTGTACAACGGATTTTTATTGAGGAAAGTCGCTTTAAGGCGTTCACTTCTCAATTTGTCGAACAAACAAAACAATATCATACAGGGTTAAAATTAAATGAAACGACAGATATGGGACCATTAATTACTGAAAAAGAAGCGATTCGCGTCAAAGCATTAGTAGATAAAGGGATTGAAGAAGGAGCTACATTGCTTTGCGGCGGAGAAAGAAATGGTGCATTTTTACAGCCGACAGTATTGACAGATGTTCATGAAAAAAGTGAACTTGCCACAGAAGAAATTTTTGGCCCTGTTGTTCTTTTGTTTTCTATCAAAACTTTAGATGAAGCAATTGAAAAAGCAAATGCGGTTAAATATGGCCTACAAGCGGGGATTTTTACTGAAAATATAAAAGCGGCATTTAAAGCTGTCGCAAAACTTCACGTTGGTGGCATTTTAATCAATGATAGTAGTGATTATCGTATTGATGCGATGCCATTTGGTGGTGTGAAACAATCAGGAATTGGAAGAGAAGGCGTAAAATATTCCATTCAAGAAATGACAGAACCTAAAGTTGTTTGTTTTCAATTATAA
- a CDS encoding homoserine dehydrogenase — protein MKLALLGFGTVGQGLAEIIDRKRESIHKETGVNLDIVAISDVMKGAIYNPNGLNVTKTLDAIKTGGHLSYYPDEKDLIRGKDSFATIQETNADVIVEVTYTDVKTGQPAIDHCKTAFQCGKHVVLSNKGPVALAFQPLTELAQKHNVRFGIEGTVMSGTPALRMPLTSLIGNDITEIRGILNGTTNYILTKMEEGFPFEDALKDAQEKGYAEADPTSDIKGYDAKYKVVILANTVLGIPLQVDDVECIGIDTLTMEDIQQAKKEGYRWKLLGKITKHKSGVEATVKPEKISENDPLASVYGAVNAIQFDCDLAGPITLTGAGAGRLETGYSLLVDILNIARNQL, from the coding sequence ATGAAATTGGCTTTATTAGGGTTTGGAACTGTTGGGCAAGGTTTGGCGGAGATAATAGATAGAAAAAGAGAATCGATTCATAAAGAGACAGGTGTCAATCTCGATATTGTGGCGATCTCCGATGTAATGAAAGGCGCTATTTATAATCCCAATGGGTTGAATGTAACGAAAACACTAGATGCCATAAAAACAGGTGGTCACCTGTCTTATTACCCAGATGAAAAAGATCTCATCCGTGGAAAAGATAGCTTTGCGACCATTCAAGAAACAAATGCGGATGTTATCGTGGAAGTGACGTATACCGATGTGAAAACAGGTCAGCCTGCTATTGATCATTGTAAAACAGCGTTTCAATGTGGAAAACATGTGGTGTTAAGTAATAAAGGCCCTGTTGCGTTAGCGTTTCAACCATTAACAGAACTTGCTCAAAAACACAATGTACGGTTTGGGATTGAAGGAACAGTGATGAGTGGTACACCGGCATTACGAATGCCGTTAACCTCTCTCATTGGAAACGATATAACTGAAATTCGTGGCATTTTAAATGGAACGACTAATTATATTTTAACGAAAATGGAGGAAGGTTTTCCGTTTGAAGACGCATTAAAAGATGCGCAAGAAAAAGGCTATGCAGAAGCAGACCCAACAAGTGATATAAAAGGATATGATGCAAAATATAAAGTCGTCATTTTAGCGAATACAGTATTAGGTATTCCATTACAAGTCGATGATGTGGAGTGTATCGGAATTGATACTCTGACGATGGAAGATATCCAACAAGCAAAAAAAGAAGGGTATCGTTGGAAGCTATTAGGGAAAATCACCAAACACAAATCGGGTGTTGAAGCAACAGTAAAACCAGAAAAAATAAGTGAAAATGACCCGCTAGCTTCAGTATATGGAGCAGTCAATGCGATTCAGTTTGACTGTGACTTAGCAGGTCCGATTACGTTAACAGGGGCTGGAGCAGGTCGGTTAGAAACAGGGTATTCATTACTTGTCGACATTTTAAATATAGCGAGAAATCAACTGTAA
- a CDS encoding fibronectin type III domain-containing protein, producing MGNENGSGQVQNEAECQLTTELYTGEAITRYHVTNPRHLYAKQIATTEITMTWHASIDDTVDRYEIEVDGTLVGETTNLEYTISELQTNTTYEVTVRSVSTSENKRSVGITKAISTLGNYRAEVSTTSDSYIQLQNVRFDALLVISKIKTTENSWENNILTNEDNTKKINTQFDGLRFIRDDFGFEDVQFDGVSAPHNFPLPLHPNLSEMLIIDKGTINKDFQLFLNQSGAILQRIRMYTINKYGTSILYSDYDFTRISEHVVQDLLQNNSDLLLHNVSFIEEA from the coding sequence ATGGGAAATGAGAACGGTTCAGGTCAAGTTCAAAATGAGGCTGAGTGCCAATTGACAACGGAGTTATATACAGGTGAAGCGATTACCCGATACCATGTAACAAATCCACGACATCTTTATGCTAAACAAATTGCTACTACAGAAATAACAATGACATGGCATGCTAGTATTGATGATACGGTCGATCGTTATGAAATTGAAGTAGACGGTACACTTGTTGGCGAGACAACAAATCTTGAATACACCATTTCTGAATTACAAACAAATACAACCTATGAAGTAACGGTCAGGTCTGTATCAACAAGTGAAAACAAAAGATCGGTTGGGATTACAAAAGCCATATCAACGTTAGGAAACTATCGGGCTGAGGTGAGTACAACGTCTGACTCTTATATTCAATTACAAAACGTTCGATTTGATGCCCTCCTCGTCATATCAAAAATTAAAACAACCGAAAATAGCTGGGAAAATAATATTTTAACAAATGAAGACAATACAAAAAAAATCAATACCCAATTTGATGGACTTCGGTTCATCCGAGATGACTTTGGCTTTGAAGATGTTCAATTTGATGGCGTTTCTGCCCCTCATAACTTTCCACTCCCCCTCCATCCAAATTTATCTGAAATGTTAATCATTGATAAAGGGACAATAAACAAAGATTTTCAATTATTCCTTAATCAATCAGGAGCGATATTACAACGAATTCGAATGTATACGATCAATAAATATGGAACGAGTATATTGTACTCGGACTATGATTTCACGAGAATTTCAGAACATGTTGTGCAAGATCTTCTACAAAACAACTCTGATTTACTTTTGCATAATGTTTCATTTATTGAGGAGGCGTAA
- a CDS encoding cystathionine gamma-synthase family protein, with product MTKSWNETQAGTKAVWAGEKDYLVHGATQIPVIPSVAFGYDDMDEWYEVAVGRKKGHIYGRNTNPTVQAFEDKVKILEGANAATSFSTGMAAISNTLYTFLTPGDRIVSIKDTYGGTNKIFTEFLPKMGIDVVLCDTGDHEAIEKEVAKGCSILYLESPTNPTVKITDIKRMAQAGKKAGAIVVVDNTFATPVNQNPLALGVDLVLHSATKFLGGHADALGGVVCGLDEQLIKKIYHYREINGATMDPWAAYLIVRGMKTLSLRMKKQEENALALAQYLQSVSIVEDVYYPGLETHLNHDIAKEQMKGFGAMLSFAVKGGVDTVRELLPRLQFSHRAANLGAVETTVGPARTTSHVECTPEERAAMGIPEGLIRVSCGIEDTTDILDDFKQAFQAIKMEQ from the coding sequence ATGACTAAATCTTGGAACGAAACGCAAGCAGGCACTAAAGCCGTTTGGGCAGGAGAAAAAGACTATTTGGTTCATGGTGCAACACAAATTCCTGTTATTCCTAGTGTCGCATTCGGCTATGATGACATGGATGAATGGTATGAAGTTGCCGTTGGTCGGAAAAAAGGACATATTTATGGCCGAAATACAAATCCAACGGTGCAAGCGTTTGAAGATAAAGTAAAAATTTTAGAAGGAGCGAATGCAGCAACAAGCTTTTCTACGGGGATGGCAGCAATAAGCAATACGCTTTATACGTTTCTAACGCCAGGGGACCGAATTGTCTCCATAAAAGATACGTATGGTGGTACAAATAAAATTTTTACAGAGTTTTTGCCTAAAATGGGTATTGATGTTGTTTTATGTGATACAGGTGACCATGAAGCAATTGAAAAAGAAGTCGCGAAAGGTTGTTCGATTTTATATTTAGAGTCCCCTACAAATCCAACGGTTAAAATTACAGACATTAAACGAATGGCACAAGCAGGAAAAAAAGCAGGAGCGATCGTGGTTGTTGATAATACGTTTGCAACGCCAGTTAATCAAAATCCACTTGCACTAGGTGTTGATTTAGTCCTTCATAGTGCGACGAAATTTCTAGGTGGTCATGCGGATGCATTAGGAGGCGTTGTTTGCGGGTTAGATGAGCAATTGATTAAAAAAATCTATCATTATCGGGAAATTAACGGAGCAACGATGGACCCATGGGCTGCGTATTTGATTGTTCGCGGAATGAAAACGCTATCGTTACGAATGAAAAAGCAAGAAGAAAATGCGCTAGCACTGGCACAATATTTACAAAGTGTATCAATAGTAGAAGATGTATATTATCCGGGATTAGAAACGCATCTAAACCATGATATCGCAAAAGAGCAAATGAAAGGGTTTGGTGCGATGTTAAGTTTTGCAGTAAAAGGTGGAGTAGATACAGTTCGAGAATTACTACCTCGTCTACAGTTTAGTCATCGTGCTGCTAACTTAGGGGCAGTGGAGACAACGGTTGGGCCAGCGAGAACGACGAGTCATGTTGAATGTACGCCAGAAGAACGGGCAGCAATGGGAATTCCAGAAGGGCTTATTCGCGTATCTTGTGGGATAGAAGATACAACTGATATTTTAGATGACTTCAAACAAGCGTTTCAAGCGATAAAAATGGAGCAATAG
- the dapA gene encoding 4-hydroxy-tetrahydrodipicolinate synthase: protein MNFGKVITAMVTPFDQAGHIDFQATEQLVNHLLANGTDAIVVGGTTGESPTLSTEEKVQLFYQVVRVVQGRVPVIAGTGSNNTQASITLTEAAKEAGVDAVMLVAPYYNKPSQEGMYQHFKAIAESTDLPIMIYNIPGRSVVNIDVDTTVRLSKIKNIVATKEASGDLDAMARIIAETDDNFTLYSGDDSLTLPVLSIGGAGVVSVASHIIGNEMQDMVASFLQGHVQHAALLHRQLLPTMKALFNAPNPTPVKAALELKGIPVGSVRLPLVPLTEEEAQQLQAIIQPAMTYYVS from the coding sequence ATGAATTTTGGAAAAGTGATTACTGCAATGGTCACACCTTTTGACCAAGCCGGACACATCGACTTTCAAGCAACAGAACAATTAGTAAATCATTTACTAGCAAACGGAACAGATGCGATCGTCGTCGGTGGCACAACAGGAGAATCACCGACATTATCAACGGAAGAAAAAGTTCAGCTATTTTACCAAGTTGTTCGTGTTGTACAAGGAAGAGTTCCTGTTATTGCAGGAACAGGGTCAAATAATACACAAGCGTCCATTACACTTACAGAAGCAGCAAAAGAAGCCGGTGTTGACGCCGTCATGCTTGTTGCTCCTTATTACAATAAACCTTCACAAGAAGGCATGTATCAACATTTTAAAGCGATTGCTGAATCAACAGACCTTCCCATTATGATTTATAATATCCCAGGTCGAAGCGTTGTAAACATCGATGTCGATACAACCGTTCGCTTATCAAAAATAAAAAATATTGTTGCGACAAAAGAAGCAAGTGGTGATTTAGATGCGATGGCACGCATTATTGCCGAAACCGATGACAACTTCACTTTGTATAGTGGGGATGACAGTTTAACATTACCAGTTCTTTCTATCGGTGGCGCTGGTGTCGTATCTGTTGCTTCTCACATTATTGGAAACGAAATGCAAGATATGGTAGCAAGCTTTTTACAAGGCCATGTACAGCATGCTGCCTTATTGCACAGACAATTATTACCAACGATGAAAGCATTATTTAACGCACCAAACCCAACACCAGTAAAAGCAGCATTAGAATTAAAAGGGATTCCTGTTGGTTCTGTCCGACTTCCTCTTGTTCCATTAACAGAAGAAGAAGCCCAACAGCTTCAAGCCATTATTCAACCAGCAATGACGTATTATGTTAGTTAG